From Spirosoma aerolatum, one genomic window encodes:
- a CDS encoding PKD domain-containing protein produces the protein MNQKRLFKLCSLLAGYTCLVSGLTGCYKEVALPVAADFTYQVSNNFVIPATVTLTNASQGGELFTWTFEGGEPATSTQKTPGDIVYRKPGTYTIRLEASNLDGVKQVVEKKITIDNKLSASFSYSVVGDSFAPAIVRFANQSAGYDRLEWTFDGGVPATSDQPDPVVTFEVGGSHKVSLKLINAHSTTFKDSVITLEPELTADFDLVIPAQYEELEAPVTLNLTNKSVGSLSSAWTMDGADVAQSQQPAPTVRFSKAGVYTITLETSNGKKMKKLSKSITIKPSKGYAYIQNVELGIYSARNTQGIYYSTQLRKTFTEAESIQASDAGSIDILFFGLDESFAYNRFLSPSEAASIGLTPVPGVGKTRILNPAQVTTPLDFDKLDADQLKALSIGPPSSDQDDFFDGSSPKLILFENARKQKGVILIRQYLSDGANSRIRCAIKVLK, from the coding sequence ATGAACCAAAAAAGGCTTTTCAAGCTATGCTCACTCCTGGCAGGATATACCTGCCTGGTAAGCGGATTAACGGGGTGTTATAAAGAAGTAGCTCTACCCGTTGCGGCTGATTTCACGTATCAGGTGTCCAATAATTTCGTCATACCGGCTACGGTAACCCTTACGAATGCCTCGCAGGGCGGTGAGTTGTTTACCTGGACGTTCGAAGGGGGCGAACCAGCTACCTCAACCCAGAAAACGCCCGGCGACATTGTTTACCGGAAGCCAGGTACGTATACAATCCGTCTGGAAGCCAGTAATCTTGATGGGGTGAAACAGGTGGTCGAGAAGAAAATTACCATCGATAATAAGTTGTCGGCCAGCTTTAGCTATTCGGTTGTTGGTGATTCATTTGCTCCGGCAATCGTCCGTTTTGCCAACCAGTCGGCTGGCTACGATCGGCTGGAATGGACGTTTGACGGTGGGGTTCCGGCTACCTCCGATCAGCCAGATCCGGTGGTCACGTTCGAGGTTGGCGGCTCACACAAAGTCAGTTTAAAACTCATCAACGCCCATTCAACTACCTTCAAAGACTCGGTCATTACACTGGAACCCGAATTGACAGCTGATTTCGATCTGGTCATTCCGGCTCAGTATGAAGAGCTGGAAGCGCCGGTTACGCTAAACCTTACCAATAAATCGGTGGGTAGCCTCAGTAGCGCCTGGACAATGGACGGAGCGGATGTTGCGCAAAGTCAGCAACCAGCGCCCACGGTTCGTTTTTCGAAAGCTGGCGTTTATACGATTACCCTGGAAACCAGCAACGGTAAGAAAATGAAGAAGCTAAGTAAATCCATTACTATAAAACCCAGCAAAGGGTATGCCTATATCCAGAATGTTGAACTTGGTATTTATTCCGCCCGCAATACCCAGGGAATTTATTACTCCACACAACTTAGAAAAACCTTTACCGAAGCTGAATCGATACAGGCCAGTGATGCAGGTAGCATTGACATTTTGTTCTTTGGACTGGATGAATCCTTCGCGTACAATCGCTTTCTGTCACCCAGCGAAGCGGCTTCGATCGGATTGACACCTGTTCCTGGTGTGGGCAAAACCCGTATACTCAATCCGGCTCAGGTAACTACCCCGCTAGATTTCGATAAACTGGATGCAGACCAGTTAAAGGCTTTATCGATTGGCCCTCCCTCGTCGGATCAGGATGATTTCTTCGACGGAAGTAGTCCGAAGCTGATCCTTTTTGAAAATGCCCGCAAACAGAAGGGCGTGATTTTGATCCGGCAGTACCTGAGCGACGGAGCTAACTCCCGCATTCGTTGCGCTATCAAAGTACTGAAGTAG
- a CDS encoding sugar MFS transporter, whose protein sequence is METNTLAIDVNSLSKRETTISIFLVGLMFFIFGFISWVNSILIPYFKIACELTSFQAYLVAFAFYIAYFIMSVPASYLLKAVGFKKGMMIGFWAMALGAFIFIPAAMTRTYALFLIGLFTIGIGLAILQTATNPYITILGPKERAAQRISMMGICNKAAGILSPLVFAAVILRPTDTDLFAHLSTMSADQRGAALDELVRRVIPPYAVLGTFLFVLGYLVYRSPLPEIDTEHETPDVASANAGKTSILQFPHLILGAFAIFLHVGTQVIAIDTIISYANSMGIDLLKAKTFPSYTLFCTICGYIIGIITIPRFISQVNALRICTLLGTTFTLLILFTHGTVRFLGHTADLSIWFVVLLGLANSLVWAGLWPLALDGLGRFTKLGASILIMGLCGNAIMPLVYGYFADLYSVHTAYWVLFPCYLYLVFYAVYGHTVKRWGF, encoded by the coding sequence ATGGAAACAAACACACTAGCCATCGACGTCAACAGTCTGAGTAAGCGGGAAACGACCATCTCGATTTTTCTGGTCGGGCTGATGTTTTTCATCTTCGGGTTCATTTCGTGGGTCAACTCCATCCTGATTCCGTATTTCAAGATTGCCTGCGAGCTAACCAGCTTTCAGGCTTATCTGGTGGCATTTGCGTTCTATATTGCCTACTTCATCATGTCGGTTCCGGCCTCGTATTTATTAAAAGCCGTTGGATTCAAAAAAGGCATGATGATCGGTTTCTGGGCTATGGCACTGGGTGCATTTATCTTCATTCCGGCCGCTATGACCCGAACCTACGCGCTGTTTCTGATAGGTTTGTTTACCATTGGCATTGGGCTGGCCATTCTGCAAACGGCTACCAATCCCTACATCACCATTCTGGGGCCTAAAGAGCGGGCTGCCCAACGCATCAGTATGATGGGTATCTGCAACAAGGCAGCCGGGATTCTGTCGCCCCTGGTGTTTGCAGCGGTCATCCTACGACCGACGGATACCGATTTGTTTGCGCACTTAAGCACCATGAGTGCCGACCAGCGCGGAGCGGCTCTTGACGAACTGGTTCGGCGGGTTATTCCGCCCTATGCCGTATTGGGTACGTTTCTATTTGTGCTGGGCTATCTGGTCTATCGGTCCCCCCTACCCGAAATCGACACGGAACACGAAACCCCCGATGTGGCTAGTGCCAATGCGGGCAAGACCAGCATCCTCCAGTTTCCACACCTGATTCTGGGCGCATTCGCCATTTTTCTGCATGTAGGCACGCAGGTCATCGCCATCGACACAATTATTAGCTATGCCAATTCAATGGGTATCGATTTACTGAAAGCCAAGACATTCCCCTCCTATACCCTGTTCTGTACCATCTGCGGCTATATCATCGGCATCATAACCATTCCCCGGTTCATCAGTCAGGTAAACGCTCTACGCATCTGCACCTTACTGGGCACAACGTTTACCTTACTCATTCTTTTCACCCACGGAACGGTAAGGTTTCTGGGCCATACAGCCGATCTATCCATCTGGTTCGTTGTGTTGCTGGGCCTGGCGAACTCGCTGGTCTGGGCTGGTTTATGGCCACTGGCTCTGGATGGATTAGGGCGATTCACAAAACTCGGAGCGTCCATTTTAATTATGGGTTTGTGTGGTAATGCCATCATGCCTCTCGTATATGGCTATTTTGCCGATCTATATTCGGTACACACCGCCTATTGGGTACTTTTCCCCTGCTACCTGTACCTGGTCTTCTACGCTGTCTATGGTCATACCGTAAAACGGTGGGGATTCTGA
- a CDS encoding Gfo/Idh/MocA family protein → MNNTSNNPTANSRRNFVKKTLISTAVLSIGGVLPGFSPRSYGRILGANEKVKVGVMGVNSRGLALSSNFALQPNCEVVTICDVDTRAAEKCIATVDGIQKSKPKNQPDFRKALDDKDMDALVIAAPDHWHAPAAILASKAGKHVYLEKPCSHNPHEGELLVAVAAKYKNVIQMGNQRRSWPNVKLAIEDIKNGAIGRPYFAKGWYTNNRATIGIGKSTPVPLWLNYDLWQGPAPRRAYKDNIIHYNWHWFWHWGTGEALNNGTHMLDLMRWGLDVEYPNKVTSLGGRYRYKDDWETPDTQVINLTFNNNTAMTWEGRSCNGRTVEGSDVGVTFYGETGSLQYGGGNAYKIFDLDNKLIKDVKNDLPIDPRNKMNPSQALDATHLQNFVAAIKTGAPLASGIVGGHQSTLLCQLGNIALRSGDTLTIDPTNGHILNNKNAMKFWQREYEKGWEPTL, encoded by the coding sequence ATGAATAACACGAGCAATAACCCAACGGCAAACTCCCGGCGGAATTTCGTTAAAAAGACGCTTATCAGCACCGCAGTATTGTCGATTGGGGGCGTTCTGCCCGGTTTCAGCCCCAGAAGTTACGGGCGAATCCTGGGTGCCAACGAAAAGGTAAAGGTCGGCGTTATGGGCGTTAACAGCCGTGGCCTGGCTCTGTCGAGTAATTTTGCCCTTCAGCCTAACTGCGAAGTAGTCACGATCTGCGATGTCGACACGCGAGCGGCCGAGAAGTGCATCGCCACGGTAGACGGCATTCAGAAGTCGAAGCCCAAAAATCAGCCCGACTTCCGAAAGGCACTTGACGACAAAGACATGGACGCTCTCGTCATTGCCGCTCCCGACCACTGGCACGCTCCAGCGGCTATTTTGGCCTCGAAAGCAGGCAAACACGTATACCTCGAAAAGCCATGCAGCCACAACCCGCACGAAGGCGAACTGCTGGTGGCCGTAGCAGCTAAGTATAAGAATGTGATTCAGATGGGCAACCAGCGCCGTTCGTGGCCTAATGTAAAGCTGGCGATTGAGGACATTAAAAACGGAGCCATCGGTCGGCCATATTTTGCCAAAGGCTGGTACACCAACAACCGGGCCACCATTGGCATCGGCAAATCGACCCCCGTACCGCTCTGGCTGAACTATGACTTATGGCAGGGCCCTGCGCCAAGACGCGCCTACAAAGACAATATTATTCACTATAACTGGCACTGGTTCTGGCATTGGGGCACAGGCGAAGCCCTGAATAACGGCACCCACATGCTCGACCTGATGCGCTGGGGCCTGGATGTAGAGTACCCCAACAAAGTGACGTCGCTGGGTGGCCGCTATCGGTATAAAGATGACTGGGAAACGCCTGATACGCAAGTCATTAACCTGACATTCAACAACAACACGGCCATGACCTGGGAAGGCCGAAGCTGCAATGGCCGAACCGTTGAAGGGAGTGATGTGGGGGTTACGTTCTATGGCGAAACCGGCTCGCTCCAATACGGCGGTGGCAATGCCTACAAAATCTTTGACCTCGACAACAAACTGATTAAGGATGTAAAGAACGATTTACCCATCGACCCACGGAACAAAATGAACCCATCCCAGGCTCTGGACGCTACCCACCTTCAAAATTTCGTGGCCGCCATCAAAACAGGCGCTCCACTGGCATCGGGTATTGTCGGAGGGCACCAGAGTACACTCCTGTGTCAACTGGGCAACATCGCCCTCCGCTCTGGCGATACGCTGACGATAGACCCAACCAACGGCCATATTCTGAACAACAAAAACGCGATGAAATTCTGGCAACGCGAGTACGAAAAAGGCTGGGAGCCAACGCTGTAA
- a CDS encoding 6-phosphogluconolactonase gives MSTIPAIVREFTVDRLTVKLFDSRQSLGEEAARQAAEAIRHLLQKQEIVNIIFAAAPSQNEFLAALAIQPGIAWDRILAFHMDEYVNLADNAPQRFGNFLKDRLFSKVPLKAVYYINGNTDPDTECKRYAELLQEYPTDIVCMGIGENCHIAFNDPHVAHFDDPVLVKKVSLDLTSRWQQVHDGCFATLSDVPEYALTLTIPALIKAPAIFCMVPAAHKAEAIHHTLANAISEQYPSTILRQHGNATLFIDRESGARL, from the coding sequence ATGAGTACCATCCCTGCTATAGTCCGTGAATTCACCGTGGATAGGCTTACGGTCAAACTCTTCGATAGCCGCCAAAGTCTGGGCGAGGAGGCAGCCCGGCAGGCCGCTGAAGCCATTCGCCACTTACTCCAGAAACAGGAAATAGTCAATATCATCTTTGCGGCTGCTCCTTCGCAGAATGAATTTCTGGCCGCTCTGGCAATTCAACCCGGTATTGCCTGGGACCGTATCCTTGCCTTCCACATGGATGAGTACGTTAATCTGGCCGACAATGCTCCCCAGCGATTCGGTAACTTCCTGAAGGATCGGCTCTTTAGCAAAGTCCCCCTGAAAGCTGTTTATTACATCAACGGCAACACCGATCCTGATACAGAGTGTAAGCGGTATGCCGAACTCCTCCAGGAATATCCCACCGATATTGTTTGTATGGGCATCGGCGAAAATTGCCATATCGCGTTCAACGACCCGCATGTAGCCCACTTCGACGACCCAGTGCTGGTTAAAAAAGTAAGTCTGGATTTAACCAGTCGCTGGCAGCAAGTACATGATGGCTGTTTTGCTACCTTATCAGATGTGCCCGAGTATGCACTTACCCTCACCATTCCGGCGCTAATAAAGGCCCCCGCCATTTTTTGTATGGTCCCCGCAGCGCATAAGGCCGAAGCGATTCACCATACCCTAGCTAATGCTATTTCGGAGCAGTACCCTTCGACCATCTTACGGCAACATGGCAACGCAACCTTGTTTATCGATCGGGAGAGCGGAGCACGATTGTAA
- a CDS encoding neutral/alkaline non-lysosomal ceramidase N-terminal domain-containing protein: MRYVAGFVWLIWFGVCLQHTASADGWKAGAASVLITPKESQWQAGYASRTHAADGTLHDLWAKALALEDETGHRAVLVTTDMLGFPKVMSDRIRERLNSQFHLTKAQIILNSSHTHSGPVLDNALQDIYPLDAREQETIDRYSRWLEAQIVTLVEQAFQKLEPAVLSAQNGVTRFQVNRRNNKEGALLEQTELKGPNDYAVPVIKIANASGQLKAIVFGYACHPTVLDLYQWSGDYAGFAQLELEKTHPGVTALFFQGAAGDQNPLPRRTIPLARQYGQELAAAVERVLNEPMQNLTPQLRTAYSEIQLPLSAPPSEADLTKTIQESEGYLKRWATRMLAEKRQGKTFISHYPYPVQVWQLGNQPILSFGGELVVQYTIDCKKRFGPHIFVMGYSNDVMGYIPSTTILQEGGYEGATSQMVYGLPATWAPEAPALIYQEINRLADQVGVPKLK; the protein is encoded by the coding sequence ATGAGGTACGTAGCAGGGTTTGTCTGGCTAATCTGGTTTGGGGTATGCCTTCAGCACACAGCTTCGGCCGATGGCTGGAAAGCGGGTGCTGCCAGCGTGCTTATTACCCCTAAAGAATCGCAGTGGCAGGCAGGTTATGCCTCTCGTACCCACGCTGCCGATGGCACCCTTCACGATTTATGGGCCAAAGCCCTGGCGCTGGAAGATGAAACAGGCCATCGGGCGGTTCTGGTGACTACCGATATGCTGGGCTTTCCGAAAGTTATGTCGGACCGGATTCGCGAACGACTGAACAGCCAGTTCCACCTAACCAAAGCGCAGATCATTCTCAACAGTTCGCATACCCATTCGGGCCCTGTTCTGGACAACGCTCTCCAGGACATTTACCCCCTCGACGCCAGGGAGCAGGAAACAATCGATCGGTATTCCCGATGGCTGGAAGCCCAGATCGTGACGCTGGTGGAGCAGGCATTCCAGAAGCTGGAACCCGCTGTCTTATCCGCCCAGAATGGTGTCACACGATTTCAGGTGAACCGACGAAACAACAAAGAAGGGGCCCTGCTGGAACAAACGGAGCTGAAAGGCCCCAACGATTATGCCGTTCCGGTCATTAAAATTGCCAACGCCAGCGGACAGCTCAAAGCCATTGTGTTTGGGTACGCTTGTCACCCTACAGTGCTGGACCTGTATCAATGGTCGGGCGATTACGCGGGCTTTGCGCAATTGGAACTGGAAAAAACACATCCGGGTGTAACGGCCCTATTTTTTCAGGGGGCGGCCGGTGACCAGAACCCACTCCCTCGTAGGACGATCCCGCTGGCCCGTCAGTATGGGCAGGAACTGGCCGCAGCCGTAGAACGGGTTCTCAATGAGCCCATGCAGAACCTGACACCACAGCTGCGAACGGCATACTCCGAAATTCAGCTACCGCTTTCGGCTCCACCCTCCGAAGCGGACTTAACGAAGACCATCCAGGAAAGCGAAGGCTATCTTAAACGCTGGGCAACCCGTATGCTGGCCGAAAAGAGGCAGGGTAAAACCTTTATCAGTCACTATCCTTATCCGGTACAGGTATGGCAATTGGGGAATCAACCCATTTTAAGCTTTGGTGGCGAACTCGTAGTCCAGTATACGATCGACTGCAAGAAACGATTTGGCCCCCACATTTTTGTAATGGGCTATTCAAACGACGTGATGGGCTACATTCCCTCAACCACCATTTTGCAGGAAGGTGGTTACGAAGGGGCTACATCGCAAATGGTTTATGGGTTACCAGCCACCTGGGCACCCGAAGCCCCTGCTTTGATCTACCAGGAAATTAACCGATTGGCCGACCAGGTTGGTGTACCCAAATTAAAGTAA
- the nagA gene encoding N-acetylglucosamine-6-phosphate deacetylase, giving the protein MKQKIVNGTLLTPFRTIPNGTLVIEDGQIIGVHERPIEVPDALVIDAKGQFVAPGFIDIHVHGGGGFDFMDGTEEAFLKIAELHAQYGTTALVPTTLTAEKEDLLQTLAVYETAHRHNSKGAAFLGMHLEGPYFALSQRGAQDPRYIRNPDPAEYEDILNNSSSIVRWSAAPELEGAITFGQRLRQKGILAAIAHTDALYEDVLTAYENGYSLVTHLYSAMSGVTRRNAFRYAGVIESAFLLDLDVEIIGDGIHLPPPLLKLVYKIKGADRTALITDAMRAAGMPEGESILGSLKNGLAVIVEDGVAKLPDRTAFAGSVATMNRLVHHMVQLADVPLLEAVRMASTTPARIMGVDHQKGSLTKGKDADLVFFDQTFTVGLTMIQGNIIYSTYINAT; this is encoded by the coding sequence ATGAAACAAAAAATCGTCAACGGCACCCTCTTAACGCCCTTCCGTACGATACCGAACGGCACATTGGTGATTGAGGATGGGCAGATTATCGGTGTCCACGAAAGGCCGATCGAGGTGCCTGATGCTCTCGTGATCGACGCGAAAGGGCAATTTGTGGCACCTGGCTTTATCGATATTCATGTGCATGGCGGAGGTGGGTTCGACTTTATGGATGGCACTGAAGAAGCGTTTCTGAAAATTGCCGAGCTGCATGCTCAGTACGGAACAACGGCACTGGTCCCAACCACGTTAACGGCTGAAAAGGAAGACCTGTTGCAAACGCTGGCTGTTTACGAAACCGCTCATCGACACAATTCGAAAGGAGCGGCTTTTCTGGGGATGCACCTGGAAGGGCCTTACTTTGCCCTAAGCCAGCGGGGAGCCCAGGATCCTCGGTATATCCGAAATCCCGATCCGGCCGAATACGAAGACATTCTCAATAATTCTTCGTCGATTGTCCGGTGGAGTGCGGCCCCAGAACTGGAAGGGGCCATTACGTTTGGGCAGCGGCTGCGTCAGAAAGGCATTCTGGCAGCTATTGCCCACACCGATGCGCTCTATGAGGATGTGCTTACTGCCTACGAAAACGGCTACTCGCTGGTAACGCATCTGTACTCGGCCATGTCGGGCGTTACCCGTCGGAATGCCTTTCGGTATGCGGGTGTTATTGAAAGCGCTTTTCTGCTTGACCTGGATGTGGAGATTATCGGCGATGGTATCCACCTGCCGCCCCCCTTGCTTAAACTGGTCTATAAGATCAAAGGGGCCGACCGTACTGCCCTTATTACCGATGCCATGCGGGCCGCTGGCATGCCCGAAGGCGAAAGTATACTAGGCTCCTTGAAAAACGGACTGGCCGTGATTGTAGAAGATGGCGTTGCCAAACTACCCGACCGGACGGCCTTCGCGGGAAGTGTAGCCACGATGAATCGACTAGTTCATCATATGGTTCAGCTAGCCGATGTACCCTTGCTGGAAGCCGTTCGGATGGCCAGCACAACCCCCGCCCGCATCATGGGTGTCGACCATCAAAAAGGCTCGCTGACCAAAGGGAAGGATGCCGACCTGGTATTTTTCGACCAGACTTTTACCGTTGGGCTGACTATGATCCAGGGTAACATCATCTATTCAACCTACATTAACGCAACGTAA